In one window of Borrelia anserina Es DNA:
- a CDS encoding bactofilin family protein, producing MNALIKHSFLGVKLSIDTLEFEESNIQNVIKSNFEFEGYVESNKPIIIEGIFKGLINSTSSIYLREKANVEAEIKCNNFLNHGTMKGNVEALETIKIYKTGKLIGNIKTKELFIDPGALFNGNCEMEEK from the coding sequence ATGAATGCTTTAATTAAGCATTCATTTTTAGGAGTTAAATTGAGCATAGATACCCTAGAATTTGAAGAAAGCAATATTCAAAATGTTATAAAGAGCAATTTTGAATTCGAAGGATATGTAGAAAGCAATAAGCCAATAATCATCGAAGGAATATTTAAAGGACTTATAAACTCCACAAGCTCAATATACCTAAGAGAAAAAGCTAATGTAGAAGCAGAAATCAAGTGCAATAACTTCCTAAATCATGGAACAATGAAAGGTAACGTAGAGGCTTTAGAGACAATAAAAATTTATAAAACTGGAAAGTTAATTGGCAATATCAAAACAAAAGAACTTTTCATAGATCCAGGAGCACTATTTAATGGA